Part of the Scylla paramamosain isolate STU-SP2022 chromosome 15, ASM3559412v1, whole genome shotgun sequence genome, TGACGTTAATAACTCACAATAATATAGTAACACTTCGTTcgtccattcattcacttacttcctcactcattcactcactcgctcctCACCAGGGCCCCGTGAGTATGGCTTTGTACGCGCCTGGTGATGACTTCAACGCCACGGTCAACACCATCCTGTATCTTCGTGACTGCTGGGCTGAGGACATCAAGAAGCACGTCactttccacctcttcttcgAGGCCAAACACACGCCTGTGAAGGTGAGGTAGACTTCAAGGGCACGCGAGGGaataacatgttttttttttttcttttcttttatatcatacttttattatttccctTTTATGTCAACATTTTTCATTACCTATTCCTTTTACCCATGTTATCTTTATCATTTGGTTTGAGCTACATCTTACCCGTCCACTTCTGCGCTCGTTCTCTTTCCATGGCATCAGATCCCGTTCACGGAGGAGCTGCTCAAGAGGAAGATAGACTGTGGGCAGGAGCCGCCTCTCTGGACCAACGTCACCACTTACAGGCGGCAGAACAACCTACTGTACCCCGTGAATGTAGCGAGGAACGCCGCCAGGCAGGCAGCGCAGACTTACTTCGTGTTCCCGTCAGACGTGGAGCTGTACCCGTCCATCAACTTCATCCCCGgtgaggcaaagagagagagagagagagagagagagagagagagagagagagagagagagagagagagagagagagagagagagagagagagacattatgatggaaagaagactgacatacacagacagacaaacaaatagacaaaaaaaaaaaaagaaaaaaaaaacagcggcactgacatagaaacagagagaagaaaaggcacAGAGAAAATCTCATAACTAAACAATGGAATAGGAGGATACACATGAAGGAATTAGAGAAGGCTGATCAACTAAGAGATTGTAGGGCAGAAAGGAGGCGAAGAGGGCTGAGTTGATTGTTTTGATTTGTGTGTACTGCAGGCGTTTCCTCAACAGGAATCATTTGGGGAACAGTTGTTATGGATTGatgagtagatagatggatggatgaatggacagatggatatatggatggatgggtgactGGATAGATGAATGAGTGCatagatggatgagtggatggctggatagatgagtagatagataaatagatggatagatagatagatggatggatggacctgtaagtggatgggtggatagatggatgagaggaaagatgcatgaaggaatggatggatggatgaatggatacaTGGATAGATGGAATGATGGATGGATCAATGGAGTGATCGATGCATAGATGGATCAGTGGATTGATGcatgaatagatgaatggatggatggataagtggGTGTCTCCAAACATTCCCAAATGATTCTCAAATACTTTCCAAATGTTTCTGAAATGTTTGTCAAATATTTGCAGACAGTGTGCAAAGATTGTTTCCAAACAACGCTTCCTAGGGTGGACGTAGCTTGATAATGCATCACTCTCCCTGCTAAAGTTTGGAGGTGTTCTGAGTTTAATAATTTTGTATTGAGTATGAAGGCGTGTCTTGTCAATAggttaataaatgaaaaaaaaaaaaaatagatgaataatatGAGATGTAATAACAAACTAAGAttatttttctcgttcttgGTTGTTGggtttcctttgttgttgttgttgttgttgttgttgttgtgctttaTTCACTTTCACTGTATATCAAATTATTTCTCCACTCTCCAGAGTTTTTCAACATGCTGAAGCTTCCGGACATTTCCAACACCACTAAACCTCGGGTGTTCGTTTTTCAAGTCTTTGAGGTGCAGGAAAATGTTGCACCGCCCGAAACGAAGGAGGAACTAGTCAGATTGCTGAAGGAGAAGCAGGCGTTTCCATTCCACAAGTCCGTTTGTCCCAAGTGTCATAATATCCCTAGATCCAAAGTGAGTCAAGGGTCTGggttttttcctttcatttcatacATATTTTCTAACGATTTTTCACATCAAgtatgatatttcttttttatatggATTTCGTATAATTTTCATGGTTCCCTTATGTTTTAATGTTCCCATGCTGACAGTGAGTGTGAggccttgttttttcttctttttttttcttttcttatcatgTGTTAGGTCTTTGGACGCAAAGTTTCTCactgaaagtttttttttttttttaattcatggaAAAGTTAAAGAATCTGCGATCTTAACAGGTCCTGACATAATAGCATTGAGGGACAATGACGATGATTGAGTTTTCATATCATTAAtgctgtctctcttccctttccccaacATACActgaacaatctctctctctctctctctctctctctctctctctctctctctctctctctctctctctctctctctctctctctctctctctctctctctttctctctctctctctctctctctctctctctctctctctctctctctctctctctctctctctctctctctctctctctctctctctttctcatacgTGGTTCTACTAATTCAGGAATGGCGTGAAGATCCCATTAAGCCTGGCCTGCGTGTTTTCCATGTGAGCAAGCGTTATTCGCCTTACGAGTTCTGGGAACCGAAATACATGGGCACCAACAAGGAACCAGTGTTCGATGAGCGGCTCTCCTGGGAAGGCAAGAATAACAGGATAATTCAAGTGTGTATTGCTTTTTCTGTTGAATAGTTGCACTGATTGCCAGAAATTTATTAAGGAGATCACTGGTGTATCACTGTCGAACTGAGTGCAACTGATTAATAATCTTCTGGCTGTGTGTGTACGAGAGGCAGAGTGTGGGCAGTTAAGAGACAGTGATCATGGACTTGTATTTCATGTGTATTCCTAACTTATCTAAGCGTGTATAGATTATAAACATTTCTGGAGTAATTTCTCAGTCTTAAGTGTGTTTGATGGACATAGTTATATAATTGGAAAAGCATCtgtttatcattgttgtttatgtgtgtgtgtgtgtgtgtgtgtgtgtgtgtgtgtgtgtgtgtgtgtgtgtgtgtgtgtgtgtgtgtgtgtgtgtgtgtgtgtgtgtcagaatggTGAGATGTGTAATCATATTTATTCTCGTTGCTATTTTCCTTCTGTGTCTTAGTATCCAGatggtttcatttatttatttatacgtaTATGTCCGTATCTTTGTCTTCTTCACACCGGCACTTCTTCTTTGGTGATGTGTGGGCTACTTTGTTTTAGCACGTTACTGTCATTCCATTGGCCACTAAGTAAGCCTAGAAGAGATCCTGATGCAATGCTGATGATAAGCAGCTCACAGACTTATAATATCAATTGTTACGCAGATAAGGGGGTAATTGGGTCATATGATGAAGGTGTGTGGTGCTTCTATGATGCACGATCTTGTTGCGTCCTTAAATCTCTAACACAGGCACTTGTGGCTTCAAGAGAAAGCGTTGAGGTTTTATAACGTTACTTAATTTGTATtaattacatatacatacactcACACGATCATATACGACTTCCAGAAGTTATTCACATCATCCtagcacggaaaaaaaaaatagaaattggACTCTCCTcttgttaaaaaataaatcaataaataaataaataaaatgaaataagataaatatctctaaacacttcacattacattTCCGATTTGAATTACTTGACGCAATTAACATTCAGTGAGAAAACACTTACTTACACATACCCAATCCCAAAAGTTGTAATGGAGTTCTCCGGATTCCATTGCAACTTTTAGTCGCTACTTACGAGTACGGTGATAGGCGGCTTgcccatcttgaccctctctTGTCTAACAACTCTGTCTagcttgtctttctgtttccatCTCTCCGTTTCCGTCTTTACACTTTATAATATGATGTTTTGATTGCTattagatttattttctaatttttcgaTCATACTGTTTAATTTTccataactttcaataagattAATTTTCGATTAACTATATTTATTATGACATACTGATACTTGGGCTACAACAGCTGTCACGACTTTGCTTTTCTGTGGATATTCAAAGACCTGGTCACTCGGACACTACTTGATGAAGCTACCGTGACTTGTTAGTATGTCAGACGAAGGAAAACTTGAAGATTCTTGGAAGATGAATACAAGGTTATTCCAGTTACGTGTAAGCCTACGAAACATCAATAATTGCCTACAGGTGAACTAACACGACTTTTTGGCTCTCTCAGGCGTACATCCTATGCTTGCTGGACTACGAGTTTCACATCTTGGACAACGCGTTCTTGGTGCACCGACCGGGGATCAAGAAGTACCGTTCGAACCCCATACGCGATAAACTGATGGCTAAGCAGAACGCCATGATCAAGAAAATTGTTCCAGAGTACAACGCAATATTCGGTGTTCGGAAGGGTTGTTACATATGATCCTTCGCCCTCCTTAGGTATaggccttgagagagagagagagagagagagagagagagagagagagagagagagagagagagagagagagagagagagagagagagagcccttgtTATATAAAGTACAATGTTGGATATACTCCTAGTCTCATGCAACAGACTGAACCTGCTTTTGTCCCACGGGAAGATCGAAACTCATGATTTCAAGTCACCAATTGGTCCAAGGCAAAGGTACACTCAACCTACTAGGATATATTTTCCCCTTTGTACTTATGGCTTACAGTTCACTTTCTCATATGTATGAGCAGCTTTGAGTCTCTGAATTTCTCTCCACCAACCTGCAGGACTGAGGCGCCACACGTGTTTACAATGGTGGGGAGGTACAatggtggggaggggaagagtggaGCTTGACAGCACACAGCAGCACGCTTGGCCTTCCTGATGTGCTGGTGTGACACTCGTGCTTCTGTGCTGTGAAGAGCGATGGAATACTCACTCCAAACTGGAAGGGTTTGTGACTTAACGATAGCAAGCAGGAGAATGGAGAGTCCCAGGTGTCATGTTATTTGCcgagtttaccctgaaaaggaacacgttatcttattttcccgtgttcagttttccttttaaaagtatatttattcttagttataagttagtataaggcttatctactcattttatatcatgtagtattattctcttcataatctaagttctttatatgtatgtatatgtaagggaaaaggtGTATTTGAGGTGGAATGTGTGGAGGCGAGAGGCGATACATATCCGTCTGGGCGGCGTTCTCAATGGCTAAATTTGGGTGGTATTATGGTGATACGTGGAGGTACTGACGATGTGGTGacataaccttgatatccaggatctcgttggtgaggttttttttttttttttgtggtaccaagagctcttgtccgctgaaatttggttggtgaGTTGTGTCGGTGACGTAACGCTGAGGGGTAGCGTGGGAgtgagaggcagccattttgtgattTGGGGTTATAGTTGTGGCGTTATTGGTGTCTTCGGgtgtggtgttatggtgttataggtgaattatggtgatggtggtggtcttgtgaggtttgaggaggtgaaatacgggaattgttaTTTAGTGACGCGGTGACGCGGTCTGGGGAAATTCCGGTAGTTGGGGAAAATATTCCAGCGGCCTGTGAAGGAGTGAAATGTTTTGTGAAGTGACGGAAATGTCATATATTTATGTGTATAACCTTTgagcaataagggaggcgatataagagcctgAATAAAAGGGAAATGTATGGTAATTGAGTGTGGGAATTATCTTGTGTTGGTCTAaggtagaaatttgttccctgatttcctttaatgtgtattacctcaatttatttataaattaacattactattaatatattctgttattgtgtagaataattgtgttttctaccccGACACTGATCTGGTATTAAGGTGATTcctggcgtgctgtgccaaggtaagggttTTGAGAGAAGGTTTCATAGctgatttcggataggtcgggtagg contains:
- the LOC135107408 gene encoding beta-1,4-glucuronyltransferase 1-like, whose product is MCCRATNIVCFTHRRPLLPSRSLLDTSGVMRAMGSLQLALKRGLLLFNIVLVLYLCLSWTSTSPKQHSSSARDVIKYKATIHSLHNDTSVLKSFKHGKPEATPVVDTPDPPLDSLERKMFPDLKECATMPLQPSYQQRGDYWVLQNYLPAAMSFRCDESITFTTHGDYTFLHNLIPITSRWKGPVSMALYAPGDDFNATVNTILYLRDCWAEDIKKHVTFHLFFEAKHTPVKIPFTEELLKRKIDCGQEPPLWTNVTTYRRQNNLLYPVNVARNAARQAAQTYFVFPSDVELYPSINFIPEFFNMLKLPDISNTTKPRVFVFQVFEVQENVAPPETKEELVRLLKEKQAFPFHKSVCPKCHNIPRSKEWREDPIKPGLRVFHVSKRYSPYEFWEPKYMGTNKEPVFDERLSWEGKNNRIIQAYILCLLDYEFHILDNAFLVHRPGIKKYRSNPIRDKLMAKQNAMIKKIVPEYNAIFGVRKGCYI